A window of the Buchnera aphidicola (Periphyllus koelreuteriae) genome harbors these coding sequences:
- a CDS encoding CBS domain-containing protein gives MIPRIKIIRLKINYTLNQCLKKIIKSSHSRFPIINYDNNYINGFLMAKDLLQYIQNKNKIFSLKNLIRPPVIVPESQSLNRILKEFRLKRNHLAIVVDEFGIITGLITIEDVLEVILKKL, from the coding sequence ATGATACCTAGAATTAAAATAATAAGATTAAAAATAAATTATACATTAAATCAATGTTTAAAAAAAATAATTAAATCATCACATTCTAGATTTCCAATAATAAATTATGATAATAATTATATAAATGGATTTTTAATGGCAAAAGATTTACTTCAATATATACAAAATAAAAATAAAATTTTTTCATTAAAAAATTTAATTAGACCTCCTGTAATAGTTCCAGAAAGTCAAAGTTTAAATAGAATTTTAAAAGAATTTCGATTAAAAAGAAATCATCTAGCTATAGTTGTAGATGAGTTTGGAATCATTACTGGTTTAATAACTATAGAAGATGTATTAGAAGTAATTTTAAAAAAACTATAA
- the leuS gene encoding leucine--tRNA ligase: MKKKYDPNKIEKKIQYKWEKEKTFNVYENLKKKKYYCLPMLPYPSGNLHIGHVRNYTISDVISRYHRMLGKNVLQPIGWDSFGLPAEEAAKKNNKNPYNWTKKNIFYMKKQLKKLGLSYDWSREISTCDPNYYKWEQWFFIKLYKKKLVYKKRALVKWCPKDNTVLANEQVIKGKCWRCDTKIKLKKLSQWFLKITKYAENLYKGIKLLQGWPKKVKIMQKNWIGRTKGIELNFKIKNSKNIIKGYTTKPYSILDSKYLAISPDNKYIKKLIKKDIIIKKFINKQLKKLTSTSNFKNIQNIGINTKKIAIHPLNKKELPIWIANFVFIKYGTNIIIASPKYSLSELNFYNKNLNKKKYIYLKKKNLKKNENKSKCIIKKIIKKKIGKKKIKYKIQDWNISRQRYWGTPIPIAINKDNSITPVPKKKLPIKLPKFNKNFNYIKQSKIKINGINTKIEKDTFDTFVESSWYYARYTCPNNSKKMLDSFTSKYWLPVDQYIGGIEHATMHLIYFRFFHKLLYDFNLVNTNEPVKKLLCQGMVLSNAFYYLKKNNTRVWINSKKISIKFDKKNNIISISKFKKRKIFHAGMIKMSKSKNNGIEPKKVIQKYGADTIRLFIMFSAPVESDLQWNDLGIKGIYKFLNKLWKFSYLINKLFKQKKINKNKILNKKQKKIYFHLNKTIFDVSKDIHIRQSFHTAISRIMKFFKYIKQINIQNYYEYFIIRKSLIIILKLLYPFIPHFSYSILSSFKKKFYININKWPKINKKFLKKKFIKIIIQINGKMCCIIKTKKNLSQKKILKISLKDNFVIKKLNKKKIIKNFFIPNKILNLITSN; encoded by the coding sequence ATGAAAAAAAAATATGATCCAAATAAAATAGAAAAAAAAATACAATACAAATGGGAAAAAGAAAAAACTTTTAATGTATATGAAAATTTAAAAAAAAAAAAATATTATTGTTTACCAATGTTACCTTATCCATCAGGAAATTTACATATTGGACATGTTAGAAATTACACTATTAGTGATGTTATTTCTAGATATCATCGAATGTTAGGAAAAAATGTTTTACAACCTATTGGATGGGATTCTTTTGGTTTGCCTGCTGAAGAAGCTGCAAAAAAAAATAATAAAAATCCATATAATTGGACAAAAAAAAATATTTTTTACATGAAAAAACAATTAAAAAAACTAGGTTTAAGTTATGATTGGAGTAGAGAAATTTCAACATGTGATCCAAATTATTACAAATGGGAACAATGGTTTTTTATTAAATTATATAAAAAAAAATTAGTTTATAAAAAAAGAGCATTAGTTAAATGGTGTCCAAAAGATAATACAGTTTTAGCAAACGAACAAGTTATAAAAGGAAAATGTTGGAGATGTGATACAAAAATTAAATTAAAAAAACTATCACAATGGTTTTTAAAAATAACAAAATACGCAGAAAATCTATATAAAGGAATAAAATTACTTCAAGGATGGCCTAAAAAAGTTAAAATAATGCAAAAAAATTGGATTGGAAGGACAAAAGGAATAGAATTAAATTTTAAAATTAAAAATAGCAAAAATATAATTAAAGGATATACAACTAAACCTTATAGCATATTAGACTCAAAATATTTAGCAATATCACCAGATAATAAATATATAAAAAAATTAATTAAAAAAGATATTATAATTAAAAAATTTATAAATAAACAATTAAAAAAATTAACATCTACATCAAATTTTAAAAATATTCAAAATATTGGAATTAATACAAAAAAAATAGCAATTCATCCATTAAATAAAAAAGAATTACCAATATGGATTGCAAATTTTGTTTTTATAAAATATGGAACCAATATAATAATCGCATCTCCAAAATATAGTTTAAGTGAATTAAATTTTTATAATAAAAATTTAAATAAAAAAAAATATATTTATTTAAAAAAAAAAAATTTAAAAAAAAATGAAAATAAATCAAAATGTATAATTAAAAAAATTATAAAAAAAAAAATTGGAAAAAAAAAAATTAAATATAAAATTCAAGACTGGAATATTTCTAGACAAAGATATTGGGGAACACCTATACCAATAGCAATTAATAAAGATAATTCTATTACTCCTGTTCCAAAAAAAAAATTACCAATTAAATTACCTAAATTTAATAAAAATTTTAATTATATTAAACAATCTAAAATAAAAATAAATGGAATAAATACTAAAATAGAAAAAGATACATTTGATACATTTGTAGAATCATCATGGTATTATGCAAGATATACGTGTCCAAATAATTCTAAAAAAATGTTAGATTCATTTACATCAAAATATTGGTTGCCTGTTGATCAATACATTGGAGGAATCGAACACGCAACAATGCATTTAATATATTTTAGATTTTTTCATAAATTATTATATGATTTTAATTTAGTTAATACAAATGAACCTGTTAAAAAATTGTTATGCCAAGGTATGGTTTTATCTAATGCATTTTATTATTTAAAAAAAAACAATACAAGAGTTTGGATAAATTCAAAAAAAATTTCTATAAAATTTGATAAAAAAAATAATATTATATCAATTTCAAAATTTAAAAAAAGAAAAATATTTCATGCAGGAATGATTAAAATGTCCAAATCTAAAAATAATGGAATTGAACCAAAAAAAGTTATTCAAAAATATGGAGCAGATACAATTAGATTATTTATAATGTTTTCTGCACCAGTAGAATCTGACTTACAATGGAATGATCTTGGAATAAAAGGAATATATAAATTTTTAAATAAACTTTGGAAATTTAGTTACTTAATTAATAAATTATTTAAACAAAAAAAAATAAATAAAAATAAAATATTAAATAAAAAACAAAAAAAAATTTATTTTCATTTAAATAAAACAATATTTGATGTTTCTAAAGATATTCATATTAGGCAATCATTTCATACAGCTATATCTAGAATTATGAAATTTTTTAAATATATAAAACAAATTAATATACAAAATTATTATGAATATTTTATAATTAGAAAATCACTTATTATTATTTTAAAATTACTATATCCATTTATTCCTCATTTTAGTTATTCAATTCTTTCATCATTCAAAAAAAAATTTTATATTAATATTAATAAATGGCCAAAAATAAATAAAAAATTTTTAAAAAAAAAATTTATAAAAATTATTATACAAATTAATGGAAAAATGTGTTGTATTATAAAAACAAAAAAAAATTTATCTCAAAAAAAAATATTAAAAATATCTTTAAAAGATAATTTTGTAATTAAAAAACTAAATAAAAAAAAAATTATAAAAAATTTTTTTATTCCTAATAAAATTTTAAATTTAATTACATCTAATTAA
- the holA gene encoding DNA polymerase III subunit delta, which produces MKKNDIINNIYKENKSFYIIYGKEYFLIEKYKDLILEKFKNEKIKNFKNVEINNNKNWKNFFYQCQKKNFFYKKKIIILKINIKNIDNKILKKIKKKKFITNSNIIIIILNKSNYIKIINYHYKKKIFSNSLLIPCFNLSKYEFFKWIKKYLKTINIDYKSQNFLYKRFKNNILLLNQNLDILSLIFFKKKITKKKIEKILFYDKIYTIFEWINNLLLGNKKKSLIILHTLYKFKIHPLIIIKHLENQLINLILFKKNINKIKEIFKKKKIWKNNQKLYLRSIKKNSYLNFLKIIKSLNWIKKSIKNIEEESIWIILKEISIFFN; this is translated from the coding sequence ATGAAAAAAAATGATATAATTAATAATATTTATAAAGAAAATAAATCTTTTTATATAATATATGGAAAAGAATATTTTTTAATAGAAAAATATAAAGACTTAATATTAGAAAAATTTAAAAATGAAAAAATAAAAAATTTTAAAAATGTTGAAATAAATAATAATAAAAACTGGAAAAATTTTTTTTATCAATGTCAAAAAAAAAATTTTTTTTATAAAAAAAAAATAATAATATTAAAAATTAATATAAAAAATATAGATAATAAAATTTTAAAAAAAATAAAAAAAAAAAAATTTATAACTAATTCTAATATAATAATAATAATTTTAAATAAATCAAATTATATAAAAATAATAAATTATCATTATAAAAAAAAAATTTTTTCAAATTCATTATTGATCCCTTGTTTTAATCTTTCAAAATATGAATTTTTTAAATGGATAAAAAAATATTTAAAAACTATAAATATTGATTATAAATCTCAAAATTTTTTATATAAAAGATTTAAAAATAATATTTTATTATTAAATCAAAATTTAGATATTTTATCTTTAATTTTTTTTAAAAAAAAAATAACTAAAAAAAAAATTGAAAAAATATTATTTTATGATAAAATTTATACAATTTTTGAATGGATAAATAATTTACTTTTAGGAAACAAAAAAAAATCTTTAATTATATTACATACATTATATAAATTTAAAATACATCCATTAATTATTATTAAACATTTAGAAAATCAATTAATAAATTTAATTTTATTTAAAAAAAATATAAATAAAATAAAAGAAATTTTTAAAAAAAAAAAAATATGGAAAAATAATCAAAAATTATATCTTAGATCAATTAAAAAAAATAGTTATTTAAATTTTTTAAAAATAATTAAATCATTAAATTGGATAAAAAAATCAATTAAAAATATAGAAGAAGAATCTATATGGATAATATTAAAAGAAATATCTATTTTTTTTAATTAA
- a CDS encoding sulfurtransferase TusA family protein codes for MNKNNKKKIFNLNGYRCPDTMLFLRKKLRSIKIGEIILIISDDITLKKEIVFLCNFSNFILLKSKTYKIPYSYIIKKKK; via the coding sequence ATGAATAAAAATAATAAAAAAAAAATATTTAATTTAAATGGTTATAGATGCCCGGATACAATGTTATTTTTAAGAAAAAAACTCCGATCAATAAAAATCGGAGAAATTATTTTAATTATTTCAGATGATATTACTCTTAAAAAAGAAATAGTTTTTTTATGTAATTTTTCAAATTTTATTTTGTTAAAATCTAAAACATATAAAATTCCATATTCTTATATTATAAAAAAAAAAAAATAA
- the asd gene encoding aspartate-semialdehyde dehydrogenase: protein MKKNVGFIGWRGMVGSVLLERIIKKKDFSNFNFIFFSTSQVGLKNPNYNNFFKNKFLKDAYKIEELNDLDIILTCQGSSYTNKIYYKLRKYGWSGYWIDAASDLRMQNDSVIILDPINNKNIIKSIDKGIKTFVGGNCTVSLMMLALGGLFKKKLIKWISFSTYQAASGGGSGYILDLLNQICFLNKYFSYNTFISQSILEIEKNISKIFKKNNFPKTHSIVPLILNLIPWIDGEMNNGQSKEEWKMEAETNKILSLKKNKKILIDGTCVRVGSLRCHSQSFIIKLNKNIDLKNIENIISSNNKWVKVIKNNKKNSLEKLTPLSVTGTLNIPIGRIKKLSLGNNYFSAFSIGDQLLWGAAEPLRRMLNFLI, encoded by the coding sequence ATGAAAAAAAATGTTGGATTTATTGGATGGAGAGGAATGGTAGGATCGGTTTTATTAGAAAGAATTATTAAAAAAAAAGATTTTTCTAACTTTAATTTTATTTTTTTTTCAACCTCTCAAGTGGGTTTAAAAAATCCAAATTATAATAATTTTTTTAAAAATAAATTTTTAAAAGATGCATACAAAATAGAAGAATTAAATGATTTAGATATTATTTTAACATGTCAAGGAAGTTCATATACAAATAAAATATATTATAAATTAAGAAAATATGGATGGTCTGGATATTGGATTGATGCTGCTTCAGATTTAAGAATGCAAAATGATTCAGTTATTATATTAGATCCAATTAATAATAAAAATATTATTAAATCTATTGATAAAGGAATAAAAACCTTTGTTGGTGGAAATTGTACTGTCAGTTTAATGATGTTAGCTTTAGGTGGTTTATTTAAAAAAAAATTAATTAAATGGATTTCTTTTTCTACCTATCAAGCAGCTTCTGGTGGAGGATCTGGATATATATTAGATTTATTGAATCAAATATGTTTTTTAAATAAATATTTTTCTTATAATACTTTTATTTCACAATCAATTTTAGAAATTGAAAAAAATATTTCAAAAATTTTTAAAAAAAATAATTTTCCAAAAACTCATTCTATAGTACCTTTAATTTTAAATTTAATTCCATGGATTGATGGTGAAATGAATAATGGTCAAAGTAAGGAAGAATGGAAAATGGAAGCAGAAACTAATAAGATTTTATCTTTAAAAAAAAATAAAAAAATATTAATTGATGGAACATGTGTGAGAGTTGGTTCTTTACGTTGTCATAGTCAATCTTTTATAATTAAATTAAATAAAAATATAGATTTAAAAAATATAGAAAATATTATTTCTAGTAATAATAAATGGGTTAAAGTTATTAAAAATAATAAAAAAAATAGTTTAGAAAAATTAACTCCATTATCCGTTACAGGAACTTTAAATATTCCTATTGGAAGAATAAAAAAATTAAGTCTAGGTAATAATTATTTTTCTGCTTTTTCTATAGGTGATCAATTATTATGGGGTGCTGCAGAACCATTAAGAAGAATGTTAAATTTTTTAATTTAA
- a CDS encoding YhgN family NAAT transporter: MKKMISTVILLILIMDPLGNLPIFMTILKNFNSKKRRIIIIREMLISLLIMTIFLFSGENILNFLNLKTETVSISGGIILFFISIKMIFPNEEIKNKKEILKDEPFLVPLAIPLVAGPSILATLMLLSHQNSNYIKCIFIALLIAWTITLITLLMSDIFLKIFGKKVVNVLERLMGLILIMLSTQMFLDGIKKWFYN, translated from the coding sequence ATGAAAAAAATGATTTCTACGGTTATATTATTAATTTTAATTATGGATCCATTAGGAAACTTACCAATTTTTATGACTATTTTAAAAAATTTTAATTCTAAAAAAAGAAGAATAATAATAATTAGAGAAATGTTAATTTCTTTATTAATTATGACAATTTTTTTATTTTCTGGAGAAAATATACTTAATTTTTTAAATTTAAAAACTGAAACAGTATCTATTTCTGGTGGAATTATTTTATTTTTTATTTCAATAAAAATGATTTTTCCAAACGAGGAAATAAAAAATAAAAAAGAAATATTAAAAGATGAACCATTTTTAGTTCCTTTAGCTATTCCATTAGTTGCTGGACCATCTATATTAGCAACTTTAATGTTATTATCACATCAAAATTCAAATTATATAAAATGTATTTTTATAGCATTATTAATAGCATGGACTATTACATTAATTACATTATTAATGTCTGACATATTTTTAAAAATTTTTGGTAAAAAAGTAGTTAATGTATTAGAACGATTAATGGGATTAATATTAATTATGTTATCTACTCAAATGTTTTTAGATGGAATTAAAAAATGGTTTTATAATTAA
- a CDS encoding phosphoglycerate kinase, translating into MNINDITKINIYKKKILIRLDLNVPMKKNKITSYERINSSLKTIKFALKNKSKIIILSHLGRPTEGLFKKKYSLLPIVNYLKQKFPNVIIHFKKNINKKYKINYGEILIFENVRFNIGEKNNDKILSKKYASLCEVFVIDAFGTAHRKEASTYGVGIFSKISCAGFLFMSEIKSLKKCIQNPKLPLVTILGGSKISTKFNILKKLCKISDTVIVGGGIANTFLAIKNNIGKSIYEKNFINLAKKLKKKYNIIIPIDSKVKQTNIKKIKYIIKKSSEIKNNEEIMDIGNQTIKKIKKIIKKAKTIIWNGPVGVFESKEFRNGTKKIAYAISNNKNSFSIAGGGDTLAVIEMFDIKNNISYISTGGGAFLEFIEGKKLPVIKMLKKKYIKK; encoded by the coding sequence ATGAATATAAATGATATAACAAAAATTAATATATATAAAAAAAAAATATTAATTAGATTAGATTTAAATGTTCCAATGAAGAAAAATAAAATTACATCATATGAAAGAATTAATTCTTCTCTTAAAACTATTAAATTTGCATTAAAAAATAAATCAAAAATTATAATTTTATCTCATTTAGGTCGTCCAACAGAAGGATTATTTAAAAAAAAATACTCTTTATTACCTATTGTAAATTATTTAAAACAAAAATTTCCAAATGTTATAATTCATTTTAAAAAAAATATAAATAAAAAATATAAAATTAATTATGGAGAAATTTTAATTTTTGAAAATGTAAGATTTAATATTGGAGAAAAAAATAATGATAAAATATTATCAAAAAAATATGCATCTTTATGTGAAGTATTTGTTATAGACGCATTTGGAACAGCTCATAGAAAAGAAGCATCTACTTATGGTGTAGGAATTTTTTCAAAAATATCATGTGCTGGATTTTTATTTATGTCAGAAATTAAATCTTTAAAAAAATGTATACAAAATCCAAAACTTCCTCTAGTAACTATTTTAGGAGGATCAAAAATATCAACAAAATTTAATATTTTAAAAAAATTATGTAAAATATCAGATACTGTTATAGTTGGAGGAGGAATTGCAAATACATTTTTAGCAATTAAAAATAATATAGGAAAATCAATATATGAAAAAAATTTCATTAATTTAGCAAAAAAATTAAAAAAAAAATATAATATAATAATACCTATTGATTCAAAAGTAAAACAAACAAATATAAAAAAAATTAAATATATAATTAAAAAATCAAGTGAAATAAAAAATAACGAAGAAATTATGGATATAGGTAATCAAACTATTAAAAAAATAAAAAAAATAATAAAAAAAGCAAAAACTATTATTTGGAACGGTCCTGTAGGAGTTTTTGAATCAAAAGAATTTAGAAATGGAACAAAAAAAATTGCATATGCAATTTCAAATAATAAAAATTCTTTTTCTATTGCTGGAGGAGGAGATACATTAGCAGTAATAGAAATGTTTGATATAAAAAATAATATTTCATATATATCTACTGGTGGTGGAGCATTTTTAGAATTTATAGAAGGTAAAAAATTACCAGTCATAAAAATGCTTAAAAAAAAATATATTAAAAAATAA
- the fbaA gene encoding class II fructose-bisphosphate aldolase — protein sequence MKKILKNFKKGVLNGIETKKIFKLAKKNNFAIPAINCINTDSINSILQTASKIKSPVIIQFSYGGSIFISGKKNKNNSFQEAIDGAISGAKHIHLMAKHYKIPIIIHTDHCNKDLLPWLNGLIKFGKKYFKKKGYPLFSSHMLDLSHENLKNNINYCCKYLKKISKINMFLEIELGCTGGEEDGIDNTKIKKKYLYTKPKEVNYAYKKLSSINSNFSIAASFGNVHGVYKIGNVDLKPKILIRSQQYVKKHNQINKNNPLNFVFHGGSGSSLKDIKKSILYGVVKINFDTDIQWFTWKGILNFYKKNKKYLQHQLGNPEGKNKPNKKYYDPRNWIQYYKNYISKKLKKIFFNLNSINLL from the coding sequence ATGAAAAAAATTTTAAAAAATTTTAAAAAAGGTGTTTTAAATGGAATAGAAACAAAAAAAATTTTTAAATTAGCTAAAAAAAATAATTTTGCAATTCCTGCAATTAATTGTATTAATACAGATTCTATTAATTCAATTTTACAAACTGCATCAAAAATAAAATCTCCTGTAATTATTCAATTTTCATATGGAGGATCAATTTTTATTTCTGGAAAAAAAAATAAAAATAATTCATTTCAAGAAGCAATAGATGGAGCTATATCAGGAGCAAAACATATTCATTTAATGGCAAAACATTATAAAATACCAATTATAATTCATACAGATCATTGTAATAAAGATCTTTTACCGTGGTTAAATGGATTAATTAAATTTGGAAAAAAATACTTTAAAAAAAAAGGATATCCTTTATTTTCATCACATATGTTAGATTTATCTCATGAAAATTTAAAAAATAATATTAATTATTGTTGTAAATATTTAAAAAAAATAAGTAAAATAAATATGTTTTTAGAAATTGAACTTGGATGTACTGGAGGAGAAGAAGATGGAATAGATAATACAAAAATAAAAAAAAAATATTTGTATACTAAACCGAAAGAAGTAAATTATGCATATAAAAAATTATCTTCTATTAATTCAAATTTTTCTATTGCAGCATCTTTTGGAAACGTACACGGAGTTTATAAAATAGGAAATGTCGATTTAAAACCAAAAATTTTAATAAGATCCCAACAATATGTTAAAAAACATAATCAAATTAATAAAAACAATCCATTAAATTTTGTTTTTCATGGTGGTTCTGGATCATCTTTAAAAGATATTAAAAAATCTATTTTATATGGAGTAGTAAAAATAAATTTTGATACAGATATACAATGGTTTACTTGGAAAGGAATATTAAATTTTTATAAAAAAAATAAAAAATATCTTCAACATCAATTAGGTAATCCAGAAGGAAAAAATAAACCTAATAAAAAATATTATGATCCAAGAAATTGGATTCAATATTATAAAAATTATATTTCTAAAAAATTAAAAAAAATATTTTTTAATTTAAATTCAATAAATTTATTATAA
- a CDS encoding mechanosensitive ion channel domain-containing protein — translation MLKYIFIISAMIILLSRFNHFQPTLIIATFGTLGMTIGFTLQGTIANFTAGILLKIFKPFKIKEFISLDKLSGTVLNIDLFYTVIQTMDGKLAVIPNNKVLLGEIINYTRSPIRRNEIFIKISYYKDTQFIIDILQKVLDNEDRVIKNKDTLIGLNELSPYHLKFVIRCWSKTEELQSVYWDLMFSFKKALDKHNIQIPYIPNNNLHIIKK, via the coding sequence ATGCTTAAATATATATTTATAATTTCAGCAATGATTATTTTATTAAGTCGATTTAATCATTTTCAACCAACTTTAATTATTGCTACGTTCGGAACTTTAGGGATGACTATTGGTTTTACTTTACAAGGAACGATAGCTAATTTTACAGCTGGAATTTTATTAAAAATTTTTAAACCATTTAAAATAAAAGAATTTATTAGTTTAGATAAATTATCCGGAACTGTATTAAATATAGATTTATTTTATACAGTAATTCAAACCATGGATGGAAAACTCGCTGTAATTCCAAATAATAAAGTTTTATTAGGAGAAATTATAAATTATACTCGATCACCTATTAGAAGAAATGAAATTTTTATAAAAATATCTTATTATAAAGATACACAATTTATAATTGATATACTTCAAAAAGTTTTAGATAATGAAGATAGAGTAATTAAAAATAAAGATACATTAATTGGATTAAATGAATTATCTCCATATCATTTAAAATTTGTTATACGATGTTGGAGTAAAACAGAAGAATTACAAAGTGTATATTGGGATTTAATGTTTTCTTTTAAAAAAGCTTTAGATAAACATAATATTCAAATTCCATATATTCCAAATAATAATTTACATATTATAAAAAAATAA